The genomic region GATCGCGAAGGAGGTCGCCTGGGGCTTCTACCACGAGCTGTTCACCGGTCACCCCGGCCGCGTGCGGGTGCCGTTCGCGGAGTTCTCCACCGCGTTCGCCGCGTTGCCCTGGTACAGCGCGGAAATGCGCGAGCTGGAGGTGCGTGCGGTTCCCGATCCCGCCGACCGCATCGACTTCGAGCTGCTGGACCGCCCGCTCGCCGGCCGCACGTTCGAGACCGCCGAGGAGTTCCAGGAGCACCTGCGCTCGTACGTGACCGCCGACGTCGCCCGGCGCTCGGATCCCCGGCACAGCGCCGACCTGGGCGCGTTCCTCGCCCTGCTCTCCGCCTACGGCCAGCTCGTGGAGGTGCCGCTGCGCGAGGCGGACGACTGGTGGCACGGGTACTTCAGCTACCTGGCCTCCGGCCCGCCACCGGACCGCCTGGAGGAGCTGCTGGCCCTGTCGCGCGCGGGGATCGTGCGCTTCATCGGCGCGGACATGTGGGTCGAGGCGGTGGACGGCGCGTTCCTGGCCGGCAGCGCCACCACGCCGGAAGTGGTGCGCGCCGGCGGTCTCATCGAGGCCCGCCTTCCCACGCACGTCCTGTCGCGCACCGCCGACCCGGTGCTGAGGTCGTTGCGCGCGGTCGGTGACATCTCCGAGGACACCGCGGGCCAGGTGCGCGTCTCCGCCGAGGGCAGGCTGATCAACGAACGCGGCGAGGAGGACCCGTCCCGGTTCGCCGTCGGCCCGTACACGACCGGCAAGGCGTTCGCGGCGTTCTCCCGGCCGCACACGAACGCGCCGGCGTTCCGGCAGAACGACGTGATGGCACGGGCGATCCTGGAGACGTTAAGCGACTGAGGTGTAGCGCCCCTGGTGCCGCACCAGGGGCGCGGTGATGTCGGAGTGCGTGATGTCCAGCGGTTCCCCGACCAGTGCCACGTGGTCCCCGACCGCGATCCGCCGCTCCGTCCGGCAGCGCAGCCGCACCGGCGCGTCCAGCAGGTGCGGCACGCCGTCGGCGTCGGGCTCCCAGTGCGTGCCGGCGCCGAACCGGTCGACGCCCCTGGTGGCGAACAGGTCCGCGAGCCCGGCCTGCGCGGTGTCCAGCAGGTGCACGGCGAACAGCGGTGCCGTCCGCAGCACCGGCCACACCGACGCGCCCTCGCCGATCCACACCACGACGAGCGGCGGGTCGAACGACACCGAGGTGAACGAGCTGACCGTCGTGCCGACCGGGCCGGCCGGTCCCTGGGCCGTCACGATCGTCACGGCCTGCGCGTGGTGGCGCAACGCGGTGCGCAGCTCGTCCTTCACCGGACCAGCGCCTTCAGCACGTCGGTGGCCAGCGCGAAGTCGGTGGGGCGCGCGGGAAGCGCGGACTCGTTCAGGAACAACGCCTGCGGCACCAGCGCACCGAGCTCGGTCAGCACCGGGCGCAGGTGCACCTCGACGGCCAGCGCGTGCTTGTCGGAGGCCGCGATCTGCAGCGGCACCACGACCTTGCCGCTCAGCCAGCCCGGTGGTGCCTGGTCCAGCACCGCCTTCAGCAGACCGGTGTACGCGGCCTTGTACGTCGGCGTGGCCACGACGAGCACCTCAGCCTCGCCGAGGGCGGCCAGCGCGGCCTTGACGGTGTCCGGGTTGGTGAACACGTCCGCGGCGATGGTCGCCGCGTCCACCACCGGCCCGTCCACGGGCACGCCGAGCGTCGAGGCGAGCGCCTCGCGAAGGGTGAGCGCCGACTGCAACGTGCGCGAGGCGGGCCGCGGGTTGCCGACCAGAACACCGATCTGCGTCATGCCTTCAGCACAGCCGCAAGCCGGGGGACCGTCAACCCGCGTCCACCACGCGAGATCGCTTGCCTTCCAGGGTGTTCGGGCTAGGACACGGCGTCCGCGGCCGCCCGTCCGGCGACCCGGCCGGAGAAGATGCAGCCGCCGAGGAACGTGCCCTCCAGCGCGCGGTACCCGTGCACGCCACCGCCACCGAACCCGGCCGCCTCACCCGCCGCGTACAGGCCGGGCAACGGCTTGCCGTCGCCGTCCAGCACCCGCGACGACAGGTCGGTGTGCAGGCCGCCCAGCGTCTTGCGGGTGATCACCGACAGCCGCACCGCGATCAGCGGCCCGGCCTTCGGGTCCAGCAGCCGGTGCGGCTCGACCACCCGGATCAGCTTGTCGGTCAGGAAGTGCCGCGCCGAGCGGATCGCGTTGACCTGCATGTCCTTGCTCAGGCCCGCGGTCACCTGCCGGTCGCGTTCGACGATCGTCTTCTCCAGCGCCGCCGCGTCGATGCGCGCGTCACCGGTCAGCGCGTTCATGCCGCGAGCGAGGTCCGCGACCGTGCCCGCCTGGATGAACTCCTTGGAGCGCTTGGCGAACTCCTCGACCGGCGCCACCGCACCCGGCAGCGCGCGCTTGAGCACCGCGCGGGTGTCCTTGCCGGTCAGGTCCGGGTTCTGCTCGGAGCCCGACAGCGCGAACTCCTTGCCGATGATCCTCTTGTTCAGCACGAACCACGAGTGCGCGTCGCCGCGCGCCGTGATGTGCTGCAACGCACCCAGCGCGTCGAAACCGGGGAACAGCGGGATCGGCAGCCGGTTGCCGTCCGCGTCGAGCCACAGCGGCGACGGGCCGGGCAGGATGCGGATGCCGTGGTTCGACCACACCGGCGCGTAGTTCGCGATGCCCTCGGGGTAGTGCCACATGCGGTCGGCGTTGATGATCGCGCCGCCGGCCTTCTGGGCGATCTCCAGCAGGTGCCCGTCGACGAAGTCCGGCACGCCCGCGAGCATGAACTCCGGCGGCGTGCCCATCCGCTCCGGCCAGTTGCGGCGCACCAGCTCGTGGTTGCCGCCGATGCCGCCGGACGTGACGACCACGGCCTGCGCGGACAGCGAGAAGTCACCGGTGACCGTGCGCGACGACGGCTGTGCCCGTTCCACCGACGACGGCTCCAGCACCTCGCCGCTCACGCCGTCGCACACGCCGTTCGTCACCGACAGCCCGGTGACCCGGTGGCGGAACTTCAGCGTCACGAGCCCCTTCGCGACCCCCTCGCGCACCCGGCGCTCGAACGGCTCCACGATGCCGGGCCCGGTGCCCCAGGTGACGTGGAACCGCGGCACCGAGTTGCCGTGCCCGTTCGCGAGGTACCCACCGCGCTCCGCCCACTGCACGAAGGGGAACCAGCGCACCCCCATGGCGTGCAGCCACGGGCGCTTCTCCCCGGCGGCGAAGTCCACGTAGGCCTGCGCCCACAGCCGCGGCCAGTGGTCGCTGTCCCGGTCGAACGCCGCAGAGCCCATCCAGTCCTGCAGCGCCAGGTCGTGCGAGTCCTTGACCCGCAACCTGCGCTGCTCGGGGGTGTCCACCAGGAACAACCCGCCGAACGACCACCACGCCTGGCCGCCGAGCGACGCTTCCGGCTCCTGGTCGAGGAGGATGACCTTGCGACCCGCGTCGGCGAGCTCCGCTGTCGCGACGAGACCTGCGAGGCCCGCGCCGACGACGATGACATCCGCGTCATGTGCCATCGGGCGAGTCTAGATCCACCGCTGGTGGGGCACGAGACCTGAATCAAGTTCACTTTCGTCCGGGGAGACAGTCCATGACCTTCCGACCTGCCGCCGAGATCGGTTTCAGCACGAAGACCACGCGTTTCGTCGCTCCTGGCTCGGTGACGAACGGCGAGTTCGGCCTGTTCGAGTGGCGGATGGGCCCTCGTCAGCCGGGTGCGCGGCCGCACTTCCACAAGACGTTCTCCGAGTCGTTCTACGTCCTGGAGGGCGAGATCACGCTGTTCGACGGCGACGAGTGGGTCAAGGGCGGCGAGGGCGACTTCCTGTACGTGCCGCCGAACCGCCCGCACGCGTTCCGCAACGACTCCGACGCCGACGTGCGGATGCTGATCCTCTTCGCGCCCGGCATCGCCCGCGAGAACTTCTTCCTGGAGGTCGGCGCGGCCAAGGGCCTGTCGCCGGAGGAGCTGGAGACGTTCTACGCCAAGCACGACCAGTACAACCTGTGAAGTGCGGTGCCCTGGGGGGAGTGGGCACCGCACTTTCAGGATGCCGCCGACCGCCACTACCGGTGAGGGGGGTTTCCGGTGTGCCGGCCGACGGCGGGTTGACCGCGGCGCGAGTGCACAACGCCTGCGGAAGGGCTTTTCCGGCCTGGGGGTGCCGGATCGCCCTGGCGCGGACTCAAGCGTCCGCGGCCAACCACATTGTTGAACGTACAACCGGCGGCACGTGTTCCGGTCGGCTTTCGATGTGACCGGGCTCAAATCCTTCAGGTTCTCTTCAGGAACGGACGCCTACGTCGGCTCTTCGTGGGTACGTGACCAGGTGTGACGGATGAACTGCCCACGATCACCGAGTTCTCGGAACTGGTCGGCCTGCTCGGTGACGACGTCTATGTGCGCTGGTCGAAGGGCCCTGAAGCGGACGCGGCGACGACCTCCCGCGACTCGTTGACCGGAGTGGAGCTGCCGGGCCTGTCGGCCAGCCCGCTGCAACTGGAGCCGTGGTGGGACGACCGTTCGCAGGAGCTCTGGGTGGCCCGCCGGCTGTACGACTACCGCCACCTGCGCGATCTGCGAGGCCCGCACGTGCGCGCCTGGGTGCTGCGCGGCGAGGAGGTCGGCAGGGGCCCGGACAACGAGCCGCTGGTGCGGTGCACCGAACCGCTGGCCTGGGTGTCCGACGAGCTCCTGGGGGCCTGTGAGGCCCTGGTGGCCGCCCAGCGCTCACCCGAGTGGGGCCCGCTCGACCGGTCCGGCTCGGCAGGCTCGGACCGCTCGGGTGGCACGGACCGTTCAGGTGGCTCGGACCGCTCGGGTGGCACGGACCGTTCAGGTGGCACGGACCGCTCAGGTGGCATGGACCGCTCGGACGGCGTCTAGCTCAGATCGCCGAGCTTCTTCTCCGCCGCCTTGCGCGCCTTCTCGGCCGCCGACGTGACCCGCTTGGCGTCCTCCAGCCGCTCAGCGGCCCGGTCGAACGCCCGCTGCGCCGCCAGCTGGTCCGCCTGCGCCTCCCCGAGCGCCTGCTCGGCCTCGTCCAACGCCTGCTGCGCCTCGGCCCGCTTGCGCTCCTGCCGCTCCCGCCGCTTGCGGGCCAGCGCGTCCTCACCGTCGTCCTGCGCGGGCTCCGGCACCGGCAGCGCGAACCCGAACCCGGAGTACTCCAACCCCTTGGTCAGGTGCCCGGCGCGCACCAGCTCAGCCGACTCCGGATCCGACATGGCCGCCGTCAGGGTGTTCCGCACCTGCGTCACCGCGTCGTCGGTGATCGGCCCGGTCAGCTCCAGCGCCCGGTAGACGAGCGCCTCCAGCAGCTCCTTGCGCTTGCGCCCCAGCTCCCGCATGGTCAGCTGCGCCGTCGACAGCCCCAGCGCCTCCTGCAACCCCGGCGGCGCGTCCCGCACCAGCCGGTTCACCGCCCACGCGCCCACGGTCGGCTTGCGCAGGTCGGAGATGGCCTTGGCCAGGTCCTTGTCGTCGGCCTGCTTGGCCGCGGCGTTCCTGGCCGCGGTGAACTCCTTGGG from Lentzea guizhouensis harbors:
- a CDS encoding FAD-binding dehydrogenase, with the protein product MAHDADVIVVGAGLAGLVATAELADAGRKVILLDQEPEASLGGQAWWSFGGLFLVDTPEQRRLRVKDSHDLALQDWMGSAAFDRDSDHWPRLWAQAYVDFAAGEKRPWLHAMGVRWFPFVQWAERGGYLANGHGNSVPRFHVTWGTGPGIVEPFERRVREGVAKGLVTLKFRHRVTGLSVTNGVCDGVSGEVLEPSSVERAQPSSRTVTGDFSLSAQAVVVTSGGIGGNHELVRRNWPERMGTPPEFMLAGVPDFVDGHLLEIAQKAGGAIINADRMWHYPEGIANYAPVWSNHGIRILPGPSPLWLDADGNRLPIPLFPGFDALGALQHITARGDAHSWFVLNKRIIGKEFALSGSEQNPDLTGKDTRAVLKRALPGAVAPVEEFAKRSKEFIQAGTVADLARGMNALTGDARIDAAALEKTIVERDRQVTAGLSKDMQVNAIRSARHFLTDKLIRVVEPHRLLDPKAGPLIAVRLSVITRKTLGGLHTDLSSRVLDGDGKPLPGLYAAGEAAGFGGGGVHGYRALEGTFLGGCIFSGRVAGRAAADAVS
- a CDS encoding DUF6098 family protein, which encodes MTDELPTITEFSELVGLLGDDVYVRWSKGPEADAATTSRDSLTGVELPGLSASPLQLEPWWDDRSQELWVARRLYDYRHLRDLRGPHVRAWVLRGEEVGRGPDNEPLVRCTEPLAWVSDELLGACEALVAAQRSPEWGPLDRSGSAGSDRSGGTDRSGGSDRSGGTDRSGGTDRSGGMDRSDGV
- a CDS encoding NADPH-dependent FMN reductase, which produces MTQIGVLVGNPRPASRTLQSALTLREALASTLGVPVDGPVVDAATIAADVFTNPDTVKAALAALGEAEVLVVATPTYKAAYTGLLKAVLDQAPPGWLSGKVVVPLQIAASDKHALAVEVHLRPVLTELGALVPQALFLNESALPARPTDFALATDVLKALVR
- a CDS encoding flavin reductase family protein, producing MKDELRTALRHHAQAVTIVTAQGPAGPVGTTVSSFTSVSFDPPLVVVWIGEGASVWPVLRTAPLFAVHLLDTAQAGLADLFATRGVDRFGAGTHWEPDADGVPHLLDAPVRLRCRTERRIAVGDHVALVGEPLDITHSDITAPLVRHQGRYTSVA
- a CDS encoding cupin domain-containing protein, with the translated sequence MTFRPAAEIGFSTKTTRFVAPGSVTNGEFGLFEWRMGPRQPGARPHFHKTFSESFYVLEGEITLFDGDEWVKGGEGDFLYVPPNRPHAFRNDSDADVRMLILFAPGIARENFFLEVGAAKGLSPEELETFYAKHDQYNL